A part of Apostichopus japonicus isolate 1M-3 chromosome 10, ASM3797524v1, whole genome shotgun sequence genomic DNA contains:
- the LOC139974865 gene encoding uncharacterized protein — MWEWYKLYKLTIRKDPQAGSAHERQLSQEAYTSLGQWLGMSENQITSRSMKRLRQYILDKEKLISAKTEQTKVLPESPTAGCSTSAGCSPSAECSTSAHADMWFNDEFDSLLMQIPEESFLPKDGSSQQSKKARHPTIRQTTPEHSSKIKDSNRPEPLPSAPEPLSSTPNQPSSAPELQSSAPELISSAPELQS, encoded by the exons ATGTGGGAATGGTACAAGCTCTATAAGTTGACAATACGTAAAGACCCACAGGCTGGAAGTGCACATGAAAGGCAACTTTCACAGGAGGCATATACCTCGCTGGGTCAGTGGCTGGGCATGTCAGAAAACCAGATCACCAGCAGGTCCATGAAGAGGTTGCGGCAGTATATCCTTGACAAGGAAAAGCTG ATTAGTGCAAAAACAGAGCAGACGAAGGTACTCCCAGAGTCGCCAACAGCGGGATGTTCCACGTCAGCGGGATGTTCCCCATCAGCGGAATGTTCCACGTCTGCCCATGCTGACATGTGGTTTAATGACGAGTTTGATTCGTTACTAATGCAGATTCCAGAGGAAAGCTTTCTACCAaaag ATGGATCCTCTCAACAGTCAAAGAAGGCAAGGCATCCCACTATCAGACAAACAACACCAGAGCACAGCTCCAAG ATAAAGGATTCCAACAGGCCTGAACCACTACCATCAGCTCCTGAACCACTATCCTCAACTCCTAATCAACCATCATCAGCTCCTGAACTACAATCATCAGCTCCTGAACTAATATCATCAGCTCCTGAACTACAATCTTGA